In a single window of the Acetivibrio clariflavus DSM 19732 genome:
- a CDS encoding choice-of-anchor Q domain-containing protein — MLKNLFPIALFSFIYIFTPCFNVNITSAQVINYYVSPNGNDNNPGTFEKPFKSIKKACEMVMPGGTVYLRGGIYNENITIKSSGSEQKGYITITNYPGENPILDGSGLTVPNEYTGMIFIENKSFIRISGLEIRNYKTSAVDPVPVGIHIRGSANNIEIKNNKIHNIETAAKDNRVGNAHCIAVYGTASIPAKKITIEGNEIYNCKLGSSEALAVNGNVEDFQIINNYIHDNDNIGIAVIGWENTSYTDDQARNGIIAGNTVSFISSYGNPAYGKEYCAGGIYSDGARDVIIERNRVYNCDIGIEVASEHKGKSTSNISVLNNILYNNNLTGIAFGGYDKNRGSTINCKFINNTLYNNDTKRTGCGEVLMQFSTNGNIFCNNILYSGNQNLFISNVYKENNGNIFDYNIYYSVGGAASSEWIWKNEYIQSFDKYRSITGNDKHSKFVDPQFIDLSSDLPDFHIKEGSSAINAGDPANCAEYDFDGNKRNSYQGVDCGAYEFSPVPVKNKTYTLAGYIKCNVETKYPEINKGIKVEIVQTGDYTYTDSNGYFQLPNVPYNDKGYSIKISKQTYLTRYINDMIVDKDVVIGSKAAPVILLPGDINMDGALTIDDIGLISQKLNAVSSDLSYSQVMDLNFDSVINLEDIMIIARNYGKKISDYPKILD, encoded by the coding sequence ATGTTAAAAAATTTATTCCCAATTGCGTTATTTTCTTTTATATATATCTTTACGCCTTGTTTCAATGTGAATATAACTTCTGCTCAGGTTATAAACTATTATGTTTCACCTAATGGCAACGATAACAATCCCGGTACTTTTGAAAAGCCCTTTAAATCAATAAAAAAGGCATGTGAGATGGTTATGCCGGGGGGAACAGTTTATTTGCGGGGTGGAATATACAATGAGAATATTACAATTAAATCTTCCGGTTCGGAGCAAAAGGGTTATATTACAATAACAAATTATCCAGGAGAGAATCCCATTCTTGATGGCAGCGGATTGACAGTTCCAAATGAATACACTGGAATGATCTTTATCGAAAATAAATCTTTTATCAGAATTTCAGGATTAGAGATCAGGAATTATAAAACAAGTGCTGTTGATCCTGTTCCTGTAGGAATACATATACGTGGAAGTGCAAACAATATTGAGATTAAGAACAATAAGATACATAACATAGAAACAGCGGCAAAGGACAATAGGGTTGGCAACGCTCACTGTATTGCAGTGTATGGCACCGCATCCATTCCTGCAAAAAAAATTACTATAGAGGGTAATGAGATATATAACTGTAAGTTGGGGTCAAGTGAAGCTTTGGCCGTTAATGGTAATGTGGAAGACTTTCAGATAATAAATAATTATATTCATGACAATGATAATATAGGTATAGCGGTAATTGGATGGGAAAATACTTCATATACCGACGATCAGGCCAGAAATGGGATTATTGCAGGAAATACGGTTAGTTTCATATCTTCTTATGGAAATCCTGCCTATGGAAAAGAGTATTGTGCCGGTGGTATATATAGTGATGGAGCAAGGGATGTAATAATAGAAAGGAATCGGGTATACAATTGTGATATCGGTATTGAGGTAGCAAGTGAACATAAAGGAAAATCAACCAGCAATATAAGTGTTTTGAACAACATTCTTTACAATAATAATCTTACAGGGATTGCTTTTGGCGGATATGACAAAAACAGAGGAAGTACGATAAACTGTAAATTTATAAACAATACTCTCTACAACAATGACACTAAGAGGACAGGCTGCGGAGAAGTTTTGATGCAGTTCAGTACAAACGGCAATATATTCTGCAACAACATATTATACAGCGGGAATCAAAATTTGTTTATTTCCAATGTATACAAGGAGAACAACGGGAATATCTTTGATTATAATATTTATTATTCTGTTGGCGGAGCAGCAAGCTCTGAATGGATATGGAAGAATGAATATATACAGAGCTTTGATAAATACAGAAGTATTACTGGCAATGACAAACATTCAAAGTTTGTTGATCCACAGTTTATAGACCTATCTTCCGATTTGCCCGATTTTCATATTAAAGAAGGATCGTCGGCTATTAATGCAGGGGATCCTGCAAACTGTGCAGAGTATGACTTTGACGGAAATAAGAGAAATTCCTATCAGGGAGTTGACTGTGGCGCCTATGAATTTAGTCCGGTACCGGTTAAGAATAAAACATACACTTTAGCCGGTTATATAAAATGTAATGTGGAGACTAAATACCCGGAGATAAATAAAGGTATTAAAGTAGAAATCGTTCAGACAGGTGACTATACCTACACTGACAGTAACGGTTATTTCCAGCTGCCGAATGTACCGTATAATGATAAGGGATACTCTATAAAAATTAGTAAACAGACATATTTGACAAGGTATATAAATGATATGATTGTAGATAAGGATGTAGTTATTGGTTCAAAAGCAGCTCCTGTCATTTTGTTGCCAGGAGACATAAATATGGATGGTGCTTTGACAATAGATGATATTGGATTGATTTCTCAAAAACTTAATGCTGTTTCAAGTGACCTGAGTTATAGTCAGGTTATGGACCTTAACTTTGATTCGGTAATTAATCTTGAGGATATAATGATAATAGCAAGGAATTACGGTAAAAAGATATCCGATTATCCGAAAATTTTAGATTAG